A stretch of Labrus bergylta chromosome 19, fLabBer1.1, whole genome shotgun sequence DNA encodes these proteins:
- the nelfe gene encoding negative elongation factor E codes for MVVFPSSLTEEEEALQKKYAKLKKKKKALLALKKQSSTNQTNQSGLKRTLSDQPVVDTATATEQAKMLIKSGAISAIKSENKNSGFKRSRMLEIKLKDPEKGSVPAFLPFQRSVSIDEEQPESGKRAQRKSLYESFVSSSDRYRDDDDGGSGGSGSGGLPPSREMDREREREREPEVDKERDRERERERERERDRDRERERERGRDRERERDRERDRDRSRERDRDRERDRERERDGPFRRSDSYPERRGVRKGNTVYVYGSGLTEESLRSAFSQHGNIIDLSMDNPRNCAFITFEKMESADMAVAELNGSTVGDIHIKVSIARKQPMLDAATGKSVWASLAVQNSTKGSYRDKRNQVVYSEDFLK; via the exons ATGGTGGTGTTTCCGAGTTCTCTGACGGAGGAGGAAGAAGCTTTACAAAAGAAATATGcgaaattaaagaaaaag AAAAAGGCGCTGCTGGCTttgaagaagcagagttcaACCAACCAGACAAACCAGAGTGGCTTGAAGCGCA CTTTGTCCGACCAGCCTGTTGTTGACACGGCAACAGCTACAGAGCAGGCGAAGATGCTGATCAAGTCGGGAGCCATCAGTGCCATCAAATCAGAGAACAAAAACTCTGGCTTTAAACGCTCTCGAATGCTGGAGATAAAACTCAAG GACCCCGAGAAAGGCTCGGTGCCGGCTTTCTTACCGTTCCAAAGAAGTGTCTCTATAGACGAAGAACAACCTGAG TCTGGGAAGAGAGCCCAAAGGAAATCTCTGTATGAGAG CTTCGTCAGCTCGAGCGATCGTTATCGAGATGACGACGACGGAGGGAGCGGGGGCAGCGGAAGTGGTGGTCTGCCACCCAGCCGCGAGATggacagagagcgagagcgagagcgagaacCTGAAGTGGATAAAGAgcgggacagagagagagagagggagagggagagagagagagaccgggacagggagagagagagagagaggggaagggaCCGAGAGCGGGAAAGGGAccgagaaagagacagagaccgaAGCAGAGAGAGGGATCGAGACCGTGAAAGGGAtcgggaaagagagagagacggaccCTTCAGAC GGTCAGATTCCTACCCCGAGCGAAGAGGTGTGAGGAAGGGGAACACAGTTTATGTTTACGGCTCCGGGCTCACTGAGGAGAGCCTCCGCTCTGCTTTCTCTCAACATGGAAACATCATAGACCTCTCCATGGACAACCCACGCAA TTGTGCATTCATCACTTTTGAGAAGATGGAGTCTGCAGACATGGCTGTGGCTGAG CTGAACGGGAGCACGGTGGGAGACATTCACATCAAAGTCAGCATCGCCAGGAAGCAGCCCATGCTGGACGCCGCCACGGGCAAATCTGTCTGGGCCTCACTCG CTGTGCAGAACAGCACGAAAGGCTCCTACAGAGACAAGAGGAATCAAGTCGTGTACAGTGAAGATTTCCtcaaatga